Proteins found in one Amycolatopsis umgeniensis genomic segment:
- a CDS encoding lipid-transfer protein — MVANKVYVVGVGMTKFEKPGRREDWDYPQMAKESGTKALADAGISFDEVRQAYVGYVYGESTSGQRAVYELGMTGIPVVNVNNNCSTGSTALYLAAEAIRGGRADCVLALGFEKMQPGSLGSTYDDREQPMGRHLQALAEISEVLFPPAPWMFGAAGREHMKTYGTTAEHFAKIGEKNHRHSVNNPYAQFQESYSLQDILDSRMIYDPLTKLQCSPTSDGSGAAILVSESFVDSHGLADQAVEIVGQAMTTDFASTFDGTAKNIIGHDMNVQASRQVYDQAGLGPEDFQVIELHDCFSANELLLYEALGLCAEGEAGKLVDSGDTTYGGKWVVNPSGGLISKGHPLGATGLAQCAELTWQLRGTADKRQVDGVEAALQHNIGLGGAAVVTAYQRAVR; from the coding sequence GTGGTGGCCAACAAGGTGTACGTCGTCGGCGTGGGCATGACGAAGTTCGAGAAGCCCGGACGCCGTGAGGACTGGGACTACCCACAGATGGCCAAGGAGTCCGGGACCAAGGCGCTCGCCGACGCCGGGATCTCGTTCGACGAGGTGCGGCAGGCCTACGTCGGCTACGTCTACGGCGAGTCGACCTCGGGGCAGCGCGCGGTCTACGAGCTGGGCATGACCGGCATCCCGGTGGTCAACGTCAACAACAACTGCTCGACCGGGTCGACCGCGTTGTACCTGGCGGCGGAGGCGATCCGGGGCGGTCGCGCGGACTGCGTGCTCGCGCTCGGTTTCGAGAAGATGCAGCCGGGTTCGCTCGGCTCGACCTACGACGACCGCGAGCAGCCGATGGGCAGGCACCTCCAGGCGCTCGCGGAGATCTCCGAGGTGCTCTTCCCGCCCGCGCCGTGGATGTTCGGCGCGGCGGGCCGCGAGCACATGAAGACCTACGGCACGACCGCCGAGCACTTCGCCAAGATCGGCGAGAAGAACCACCGGCACTCGGTGAACAACCCGTACGCGCAGTTCCAGGAAAGCTATTCGCTGCAGGACATCCTGGACTCGCGGATGATCTACGACCCGCTCACGAAGCTCCAGTGCTCGCCGACCTCGGACGGTTCGGGCGCGGCGATCCTCGTCAGCGAGTCCTTTGTGGACTCGCATGGGCTCGCGGACCAGGCCGTCGAGATCGTCGGGCAGGCGATGACCACCGACTTCGCCAGCACTTTCGACGGGACGGCGAAGAACATCATCGGCCACGACATGAACGTCCAGGCCTCGCGCCAGGTCTACGACCAGGCCGGGCTGGGACCGGAGGACTTCCAGGTCATCGAGCTGCACGATTGCTTCTCCGCCAACGAACTCCTGCTCTACGAAGCGCTGGGACTCTGCGCCGAAGGAGAAGCCGGGAAGCTCGTCGACTCCGGCGACACCACCTACGGCGGCAAATGGGTCGTCAACCCTTCCGGTGGGCTGATCTCCAAGGGGCATCCGCTCGGCGCCACCGGCCTCGCGCAATGCGCCGAACTGACCTGGCAGTTGCGCGGCACCGCCGACAAACGCCAGGTCGACGGCGTCGAAGCTGCGTTGCAGCACAACATCGGACTCGGTGGCGCCGCCGTCGTCACCGCCTACCAGCGCGCCGTGCGCTGA
- a CDS encoding type II toxin-antitoxin system Rv0910 family toxin, whose amino-acid sequence MGKISASVELPAAPDKVWAEFSNPNNFEKWLTIHTKWKGEVPAEFSKGAQASEVVTMLGMPNTITWTVDEFEAPSKLAISGTGMAGVKVKFELSVEASGDGSLASIDAEFAGQMIIGALGKAVEKDGKKNLDASLENFKALVA is encoded by the coding sequence ATGGGCAAGATCAGTGCCTCCGTCGAACTCCCCGCCGCACCCGACAAGGTCTGGGCGGAGTTCTCCAACCCCAACAACTTCGAGAAGTGGCTGACCATCCACACCAAGTGGAAGGGCGAGGTCCCGGCCGAATTCTCGAAGGGCGCGCAGGCTTCCGAGGTCGTCACGATGCTCGGGATGCCGAACACGATCACCTGGACCGTCGACGAGTTCGAGGCGCCGTCGAAGCTCGCGATCTCCGGGACCGGGATGGCCGGGGTGAAGGTCAAGTTCGAGCTGTCGGTGGAGGCCTCCGGAGACGGCTCGCTCGCCAGCATCGACGCGGAGTTCGCGGGCCAGATGATCATCGGCGCGCTCGGCAAGGCCGTCGAGAAGGACGGCAAGAAGAACCTCGACGCCTCCCTCGAGAACTTCAAGGCGCTGGTCGCGTGA
- a CDS encoding MaoC/PaaZ C-terminal domain-containing protein, which produces MTDERFDPGGLGKWTDESRFEVTRERLIEYAKATNDPIPAHLDGDVASPVFAIVPVFESLMEPALEVVPVGLFGRIVHGEQEFRFHRPIRPGDELVSRARMTGYEGLPNGTRGTIHLECRTEDGDLVNEQYVTLFVRGFDTGETRGELGPEHKFDEALRSQAPVAEVKQHVDDDQTYRYAPAAGDPMPIHLDEEVAKDSGLPGIIAHGLCTMAFTSWALLTEVAGSDVDRLKRFAVRFAKPVLPGQDLTTRIWRAGAGSHAFETTVGETVVIKDGLAEFAE; this is translated from the coding sequence GTGACCGACGAGCGGTTCGATCCCGGCGGGCTCGGCAAGTGGACCGACGAGTCCCGGTTCGAGGTGACCCGCGAGCGGCTGATCGAGTACGCGAAGGCCACCAACGACCCGATCCCGGCGCATCTCGACGGGGACGTCGCGAGCCCGGTGTTCGCGATCGTGCCGGTGTTCGAGTCGCTGATGGAACCCGCGCTCGAGGTCGTACCGGTCGGGCTGTTCGGCCGGATCGTGCACGGGGAACAGGAATTCCGGTTCCACCGGCCGATCCGGCCCGGCGACGAGCTCGTTTCGCGAGCGCGGATGACCGGTTACGAGGGCCTGCCGAACGGCACCCGCGGCACCATCCACCTCGAATGCCGGACCGAGGACGGAGACCTCGTCAACGAGCAGTACGTGACGTTGTTCGTCCGCGGGTTCGACACCGGCGAGACGCGGGGCGAACTCGGGCCGGAGCACAAGTTCGACGAAGCGCTGCGCTCACAGGCGCCGGTGGCGGAGGTGAAGCAGCACGTCGACGACGACCAGACGTACCGGTACGCGCCCGCCGCGGGCGACCCGATGCCGATCCACCTCGACGAAGAGGTCGCGAAGGATTCGGGACTGCCGGGGATCATCGCGCACGGCCTGTGCACGATGGCGTTCACGTCCTGGGCGCTGCTGACCGAGGTCGCCGGGTCCGATGTGGACAGACTGAAACGGTTCGCCGTCCGGTTCGCCAAACCGGTACTGCCCGGCCAGGACCTGACGACGCGGATCTGGCGCGCGGGCGCCGGGAGCCACGC